A region of Cataglyphis hispanica isolate Lineage 1 chromosome 6, ULB_Chis1_1.0, whole genome shotgun sequence DNA encodes the following proteins:
- the LOC126850436 gene encoding LOW QUALITY PROTEIN: 4-hydroxybutyrate coenzyme A transferase-like (The sequence of the model RefSeq protein was modified relative to this genomic sequence to represent the inferred CDS: substituted 1 base at 1 genomic stop codon), with amino-acid sequence MFRNLRLIFGKIQQNPARSFHLSVQRYLQSLREPSQPLKRCPKWVCVEDAVKIINSEHLVFIQGGTATPMELVRAMTEHGVCNNLRGVRLVHMSLEGDTPFVNPEFEKHFRSISLYVGTNIREAVNDGRADCIPVFLHEVPRLFYEKRIVPDIALIHVSMPDARGFCSLGVGADCTRAAICTAKVLIAQVNEHMPRCFGDTVIHSSHFDWAVRYDCPLPCVVCPPPNDLELEIGKIIAQRLIEDGATLQLGIGNIPDALLCALVNHKDLGIHSEILCDAMVDLVEHGNITNKCKTKHRGRMVGSFGIGTKRLYDFLHNNPFVGTYDNKLNLDXNKTLLHYFSLEIISYRLLEMLAINYVNDPRIISMQPKMTSINSCIEMDLTGQVCSDSLGCKIYSGFGGQLDFLRGAAISQDGRGKAIIAFPSVNSKGESKIQPVLKLGAGVVVTRAHVHYIVTEHGVADLFGKTLQQRANALIQIAHPDHRECLEKSAFDRLKSNPTKYL; translated from the exons ATGTTTCGAAATCTGAGATTGATCTTCGGCAAAATTCAACAAAATCCGGCAAGATCTTTCCATTTAAGCGTACAGCGGTATTTGCAAAGTCTGAGGGAACCCTCTCAACCGTTGAAGCGATGTCCAAAATGGGTTTGCGTGGAAGATGCagtaaaaatcataaattcag aACATTTAGTTTTCATACAAGGTGGTACGGCCACGCCGATGGAGCTCGTGCGCGCCATGACCGAGCACGGGGTATGCAACAATTTGCGCGGCGTCAGACTGGTGCATATGAGTCTCGAGGGAGATACACCGTTTGTTAATCCCGAGTTTGAGA AGCACTTCAGGTCCATCAGCCTGTACGTGGGTACTAATATCAGGGAAGCGGTGAATGACGGACGAGCGGACTGCATCCCGGTATTCCTGCACGAGGTACCGAGGTTGTTCTACGAGAAGAGAATCGTGCCCGACATCGCGCTGATCCACGTGAGCATGCCGGACGCACGTGGATTCTGTTCGCTCGGTGTGGGCGCGGATTGCACCCGCGCCGCGATTTGCACCGCCAAAGTTCTCATCG cGCAAGTAAACGAGCACATGCCAAGGTGCTTTGGCGACACAGTGATCCACTCTAGTCATTTTGACTGGGCAGTGAGATATGATTGTCCTTTACCTTGTGTGGTTTGTCCACCGCCTAACGATCTTGAACTCGAAATTGGCAAGATCATTGCGCAGCGTTTGATCGAGGATGGAGCAACGTTGCAGCTCGGTATAGGTAATATTCCCGACGCGTTACTCTGTGCTTTGGTCAATCACAAGGATCTGGGAATACACTCGGAGATTCTTTGCGATGCGATGGTCGATCTCGTCGAGCACGGCAACATCACGAACAAATGCAAGACTAAGCATAGAGGACGTATGGTCGGTTCTTTTGGCATCGGCACAAAACGATTATACGATTTTCTGCATAACAACCCATTTGTCGGTACTTATGACAATAAACTTAATCTTGATTGAAACAAGACGCTCctacattatttttcacttgAAATTATATCGTATCGATTGCTAGAAATGCTAGCGATCAATTATGTGAACGATCCTCGGATAATCTCGATGCAGCCAAAAATGACGTCTATTAATTCTTGTATTGAGATGGATCTTACCGGCCAGGTGTGCTCGGACAGTTTAGGCTGTAAGATATATTCCGGCTTCGGCGGCCAGTTGGATTTTCTTCGAGGTGCGGCGATTAGTCAGGATGGTCGTGGAAAGGCTATCATCGCGTTCCCCTCAGTCAACAGCAAGGGAGAGAGTAAAATACAACCAGTGCTTAAACTCG GAGCTGGTGTGGTGGTTACGAGAGCTCACGTGCATTACATAGTCACAGAACACGGAGTAGCGGATCTTTTCGGTAAAACCTTACAACAAAGGGCGAATGCATTGATTCAAATTGCGCATCCCGATCATAGAGAATGTCTCGAGAAGTCCGCGTTTGACCGTTTGAAATCTAATCcaacaaaatatctttaa
- the LOC126850423 gene encoding 4-hydroxybutyrate coenzyme A transferase-like has protein sequence MAALKRITSLSRALATATSASRPSFQLASRKTFFTYVNEPSMPIPGKTPCWLKTADEAIEQAELDSDQLVYVQGAAATPVELLRAMTDYGVRCDVRNVRLCHMHLEGEASFAKPENAKHFRSISLFIGGNVRPAVNAGTADCIPIFLHEIPRLFKEGYLKPDISLIHVSPPDDKGFCSLGTSVDSVRSAVSHSKRIVALVNKNMPRTFGDAIIHESHLDFAVEHHQPLPVHPINSPSKDEQQIGKLIAENLVVDGATLQMGIGNIPDAVLTLLHNHKDLGIHSEMFSDGVVNLVNKGCITNNQKKMHRGRIVGSFCVGSEKLYDFMDNNPFIEMLVVDYVNDPRVVARQPKMTAINSCIEVDITGQICSDSIGTRMYSGFGGQLDFIMGAAMSEDRQGKPIIALKSITSKGRSKIQPVLTLGSGVVTNRAVARYVVTEQGIASLFGKSLQQRAYELIQIAHPDHREALEKAAFERLKMMPAP, from the exons ATGGCGGCCCTCAAACGAATCACCAGCCTATCTCGGGCGCTCGCGACAGCGACGTCCGCGTCGCGGCCTAGCTTCCAGCTTGCCTCAAGAAAGACCTTCTTCACATATGTGAACGAACCATCCATGCCAATTCCTGGCAAGACGCCCTGTTGGTTAAAAACCGCCGACGAAGCTATCGAACAGGCGGAATTGGACTCAG ATCAGCTGGTGTACGTCCAGGGCGCGGCGGCGACACCCGTTGAGTTATTGAGAGCGATGACAGACTACGGGGTACGCTGTGATGTGAGAAACGTCCGTCTATGTCACATGCATCTCGAGGGAGAGGCTTCGTTCGCTAAACCAGAAAACGCAA AACACTTTAGATCTATCAGCTTATTCATTGGCGGCAACGTACGACCTGCAGTGAATGCAGGCACTGCCGATTGCATTCCCATTTTCCTACATGAAATCCCGCGTCTCTTCAAAGAAGGCTACCTGAAACCGGACATATCGCTGATCCACGTGTCTCCACCAGATGACAAAGGTTTCTGCTCCCTTGGTACTAGCGTAGACTCCGTTCGGTCAGCCGTGAGTCATTCCAAACGTATCGTAG CTTTggtcaataaaaatatgcccAGAACTTTTGGTGACGCTATTATTCATGAAAGCCATCTGGACTTCGCTGTGGAGCATCATCAACCATTGCCGGTTCATCCAATAAACTCACCGTCTAAGGATGAACAGCAGATTGGCAAACTTATCGCTGAGAATCTGGTAGTGGATGGTGCCACGTTGCAGATGGGTATCGGCAATATACCTGATGCCGTGCTGACGTTGTTGCATAATCATAAAGATCTAGGTATTCATAGCGAAATGTTCAGCGACGGTGTGGTAAATCTCGTGAATAAGGGCTGCATCACAAACAATCAAAAGAAGATGCATCGGGGTCGAATCGTCGGTTCATTTTGTGTGGGCTCGGAGAAACTTTATGATTTCATGGACAATAATCCTTTTATAG AGATGTTAGTTGTGGATTACGTCAATGATCCTAGAGTAGTCGCCAGGCAACCCAAAATGACGGCTATCAATTCATGTATCGAAGTGGACATCACCGGTCAAATTTGCTCAGACAGCATTGGTACGCGAATGTATTCCGGTTTCGGTGGACAACTGGATTTCATTATGGGTGCTGCGATGAGCGAAGATCGACAAGGAAAGCCGATTATAGCTCTTAAGTCAATCACCTCTAAAGGACGTAGTAAAATACAGCCCGTTCTAACTTTAG GATCTGGAGTAGTCACTAACAGAGCGGTGGCACGGTACGTCGTGACTGAACAAGGCATCGCCAGCCTATTTGGCAAAAGTCTTCAGCAACGAGCGTacgaattaattcaaatagcTCATCCTGATCACAGAGAGGCGCTCGAGAAGGCGGCATTCGAACGATTGAAAATGATGCCTGCACCATAA
- the LOC126850662 gene encoding V-type proton ATPase subunit B produces MYSKTISNHQANQEHVLAVSRDFIAQPRLTYKTVSGVNGPLVILDEVKFPKYAEIVQLKLADGSLRSGQVLEVSGSKAVVQVFEGTSGIDAKNTHCEFTGDILRTPVSEDMLGRVFNGSGKPIDKGPPILAEDYLDIQGQPINPWSRIYPEEMIQTGISAIDVMNSIARGQKIPIFSAAGLPHNEIAAQICRQAGLVKVPGKSVLDSHEDNFAIVFAAMGVNMETARFFKQDFEENGSMENVCLFLNLANDPTIERIITPRLALTAAEFLAYQCEKHVLVILTDMSSYAEALREVSAAREEVPGRRGFPGYMYTDLATIYERAGRVEGRNGSITQIPILTMPNDDITHPIPDLTGYITEGQIYVDRQLHNRQIYPPVNVLPSLSRLMKSAIGEGMTRKDHSDVSNQLYACYAIGKDVQAMKAVVGEEALTPDDLLYLEFLSKFEKNFISQGSYENRTVFESLDIGWQLLRIFPKEMLKRIPASTLAEFYPRDSRH; encoded by the exons ATGTATTCCAAAACCATCAGCAATCACCAGGCAAACCAGGAACATGTGCTCGCCGTGTCCCGAGACTTCATCGCACAGCCTCGTCTCA CTTATAAGACAGTATCTGGAGTAAATGGTCCATTGGTAATATTGGATGAAGTAAAATTCCCAAAATACGCTGAAATTGTACAACTGAAGCTCGCTGATGGCTCTTTACGTTCCGGACAAGTATTGGAAGTCTCCGGCTCCAAAGCTGTGGTTCAAGTCTTTGAAGGCACATCTGGCATTGATGCAAAAAATACTCACTGCGAATTCACTGGTGACATCCTGCGGACGCCAGTGTCCGAGGACATGTTGGGTCGTGTATTTAATGGATCAGGAAAACCAATCGACAAGGGACCGCCGATCTTAGCAGAAGATTATTTGGATATTCAGGGACAGCCTATTAATCCGTGGTCTCGTATTTATCCAGAGGAAATGATTCAAACTGGAATATCAGCTATTGACGTGATGAACTCTATCGCTCGCGGTCAGAAGATTCCCATTTTCTCTGCTGCTGGTTTGCCACATAATGag ATTGCCGCGCAAATCTGCCGTCAAGCGGGTCTCGTAAAGGTGCCTGGTAAATCCGTCCTCGATTCACACGAGGACAACTTTGCCATTGTGTTTGCAGCTATGGGTGTCAACATGGAGACTGCACGTTTCTTCAAGCAAGATTTTGAAGAGAACGGTTCTATGGAGAACGTGTGCTTATTTTTGAATCTAGCCAACGATCCAACAATCGAAAGAATCATCACGCCGCGTCTCGCTTTGACGGCGGCCGAATTTCTGGCATATCAATGCGAAAAACACGTGCTGGTCATTCTCACAGATATGTCCTCCTACGCCGAGGCGTTGCGCGAGGTATCGGCCGCTCGTGAGGAAGTACCGGGTAGACGTGGTTTCCCTGGTTATATGTACACTGATCTAGCCACCATCTATGAGCGTGCTGGCCGTGTGGAGGGTCGTAACGGCTCTATCACACAGATTCCGATTCTCACTATGCCCAACGATGACATTACTCATCCAATTCCCGATCTTACTGGCTATATCACCGAAGGTCAGATCTACGTAGATCGTCAGCTGCATAACAGGCAAATCTATCCGCCCGTGAACGTGCTACCGTCCTTGTCGCGTCTCATGAAGTCTGCCATTGGCGAAGGCATGACGCGAAAGGATCACTCTGATGTATCTAATCAATTg tatgcTTGCTATGCCATTGGAAAAGATGTTCAGGCGATGAAAGCCGTCGTAGGAGAGGAGGCATTGACGCCAGATGATCTATTGTATTTGGAATTCTTGTCAAAATTCGAGAAGAACTTCATTTCACAGGGTAGCTACGAAAACCGCACAGTCTTTGAATCGTTAGATATCGGCTGGCAATTGTTGCGAATCTTCCCCAAGGAGATGCTCAAGCGAATTCCGGCCAGCACCCTTGCGGAATTCTATCCGAGGGATTCCCGTCATTAA